The proteins below are encoded in one region of Helianthus annuus cultivar XRQ/B chromosome 2, HanXRQr2.0-SUNRISE, whole genome shotgun sequence:
- the LOC110894637 gene encoding uncharacterized protein LOC110894637, with protein sequence MAPHPFDWIFQADNYFTYYSVSVDQRITLAGFHFTGEAISWYKYLANNHLLGTWTTFTRVLELRFGPSDYENHQAVLFKLKQTSTVQAFQAEFEKISNCVIGLSTEALRNCFISGLKSEIQSELALHKPTTIHDAIGLARRIEDKFASLLPTKPPYNPRTFSNPSTSMTTKPNTTILSEPFLQAAPKSTPPTPPRPLPLTRLSPKGLQKRCAEGLCYRCPERYFPGHKCNPPQFLIILDNEEHPDHTTTDQIDQLLSEQPPELLILSTAAYFGLHSPKTLRVTGRINGHNVNVLVDSGSTHNILHPRLAAFLQLTTNEVLPFSVMVGNGEHLQCKGYIPNVSLTLNKQVFQVPLYVLPIEGADVVLGMEWLGSLAPVTADFSIPTITFVKDDHPFILTGESLNTIVSPSSLNTLLKHASIASMHTLVFHHQPTAPPTPPPLYHPKPTIHSLLQQFAILFHTPHDLPPPRKHDQYIPTLPDAKPVNVKPYRYPHYQKQVMTDLIKEMLRDGIIQPSHSPYSSPVPHGATVFSKIDLRTGYHQIRVASCDIGKTVFHTIDGHYEFLVMPFGLTNAPSTFQSAMNDLFRPVL encoded by the coding sequence ATGGCACCACACCCGTTTGACTGGATTTTCCAGGCGGATAACTATTTCACATACTATTCAGTTTCAGTCGATCAACGAATTACCTTAGCTGGGTTCCATTTCACTGGCGAAGCGATTAGTTGGTACAAATATTTGGCCAATAATCACTTATTAGGAACCTGGACGACGTTTACTCGCGTTCTTGAACTTCGTTTCGGTCCATCAGACTATGAAAACCACCAAGCGGTCCTCTTTAAACTTAAACAAACCTCTACGGTTCAAGCTTTCCAAGCCGAGTTCGAGAAGATTAGTAATTGTGTTATCGGGTTGTCGACCGAAGCCTTGAGAAACTGTTTCATTTCCGGGCTTAAATCGGAAATCCAATCGGAACTCGCATTACATAAACCCACCACAATCCATGATGCCATTGGTCTAGCTCGACGCATCGAAGACAAATTTGCTTCCCTGCTACCAACTAAACCTCCATATAACCCACGTACTTTTTCAAATCCTTCTACCTCCATGACTACAAAACCCAACACTACAATCCTTTCCGAACCCTTCTTACAAGCTGCTCCTAAATCAACACCACCAACTCCACCCCGGCCTCTACCGCTGACACGGTTATCCCCGAAGGGACTTCAAAAACGGTGCGCTGAAGGTTTGTGTTATCGTTGTCCGGAACGTTACTTTCCGGGCCACAAATGCAATCCTCCACAATTTCTAATCATTCTGGACAATGAGGAACACCCCGACCACACCACAACAGACCAAATAGATCAACTGCTATCGGAACAACCACCGGAGTTGTTGATCTTGTCTACGGCAGCATATTTCGGGTTGCATTCACCAAAGACACTTCGTGTTACGGGGCGAATTAATGGCCATAATGTAAATGTTTTGGTGGACTCGGGAAGCACACACAACATATTGCACCCACGTCTTGCCGCCTTTCTGCAGTTAACCACCAACGAAGTCCTACCCTTCTCCGTCATGGTGGGTAATGGTGAACACCTTCAATGCAAAGGATACATTCCAAACGTGTCGTTAACACTAAACAAGCAGGTATTCCAAGTTCCACTTTATGTTCTTCCGATTGAAGGTGCCGACGTTGTTTTGGGTATGGAATGGCTCGGCTCTTTAGCACCCGTTACTGCCGATTTTTCGATCCCCACCATCACCTTTGTAAAAGATGACCACCCATTTATTCTCACAGGAGAATCTCTAAACACCATAGTTTCACCTAGTTCATTAAATACCTTACTGAAACATGCATCCATAGCTTCCATGCACACTTTGGTATTCCACCATCAACCTACAGCTCCACCTACACCACCTCCACTTTATCATCCCAAACCTACCATTCATTCCCTCCTCCAGCAATTTGCAATCCTGTTTCACACACCCCACGACCTTCCACCACCACGCAAACACGATCAATATATTCCTACCCTACCCGACGCCAAACCCGTCAATGTGAAACCATATCGATATCCTCATTACCAAAAGCAAGTTATGACCGACTTAATCAAAGAAATGTTACGTGATGGTATTATCCAACCGAGTCATAGCCCGTACTCTTCGCCGGTTCCCCACGGTGCAACGgttttctctaaaattgatttacGCACCGGTTACCATCAGATTCGAGTGGCTTCATGCGACATTGGAAAAACGGTATTTCATACCATtgacggccattacgagtttttagTGATGCCGTTTGGCCTTACAAATGCTCCGTcaacttttcagtccgctatgaATGATCTTTTTCGTCCCGTGTTATGA